The stretch of DNA CACACCGTGGGATTCGTCTCAAAAATCAGTGCTGCCTCTGCACTGAGACAGAATCTCAGATGTGTAACCCGGTGTGGGAACGGACTGGAGCATCTCGGGTTAGtttacacacagagagggaaacaatGATGCCCTGTTCTTTCTCCCTGTTTAGACGATGGTGAAATGCCCAGGTCGGCGTGCCTGTGGAAATACCAAAACATAACCTTGCCACTTGAGATCTCTGCTCACAATGTACCAGATGGCTGCAGGGGGAGAGAGTTTCCCAGAACTGCAgagaaagtttctgaaaatattttctttttagctCAACTCCTTCTATTTTGACTTCAGTGTCACGCGTCTGGCTTGTATATTTGGGACcataatgttaataatgataaGTAATGATGTGTCTGAATCGCCCTCAGTGGACAACAAACTGATTAGCAACAGTCAGGACTTTCCTCTCTGCCTTGTTGAGGTGTAATGTGTGGTGAATGATTGTCTCAATAATAAAGTTGGATTTTGATCCGTGCTGTGAGAAACGCAATCTTGCTGAGTCATTTATGTCATGAATTAAGCTGCAGATGTTCTGACCGTGGAGAGCTGAGCCATAGGGTGGAGACGCGTGCtaatcagcaacacacacacctcatattTGTCGATCAGTGGCTGTTTGCAGGGAAATTGAGAAAAGTTACTTGTTATATTACTGATATTCCATGGCTTAAAATTCAGTATCCTCATTCACATTTTACCAGTGGACAGTTCTCCATGGCTCCATGTGAACACCCTCAGTTTGATTCTGGGGATCCCAACCTGAGTGTGCTGATAATTGTAATTTAATCAAGAGAGCCTCTGCAGAAAGTCTGTTTTCCACATAAAACTTTCAAACAGAAAGCCTAAAGAACAGGATCTCTTATCTCTTATCTCATGGTAGAGACAACAGGGAATCAGGTTCATGTGCCGCGGCctctcattcacacagacacacacacaaacaccacaggggttaaaaacaaacaaacaaaaatgtaaaaatgactAATGACACATGAAGCTGGATAACAATTAGCAGTATGTGTCAGccttaaaaagttttttttttttaaagcaacatgAGGAAAGTGACAGACATCTAAAGAAGGTACATACTGTAGGACCCTAGCTGGTGCCTGAGATGGTCATAATAATCTGACTATAATGTGATAATAGTCTGATACAGCCAGGAGAACAGTCGGGAAAATcatgacaaaatgcaaacaataCTGACAAATTGCCCTCGAAAAATGGAGGTGAGTGCAAGTGGAAgctcagagacagaaacacctaggatttaaccctttcatgcatgaactatgaaagcctgagtccagatttttttttattatgtttttacacTTCTTAGGGAATGAAAAtttctgtgagtctccatacttctttcaggatgcaggactggtattaccatgccattctactagtattaatatgtaatcagcaacaagaactgagagtctctgcataaacctcaatgtaggggagcagcagagagcactctaacagctgatatgcaattccaccatagaaaccactgcatttaggagaaaatgactttcaaACAGTCTTTTTAGCTGTGATCGCTATGCGTGAAAAGGCTAAAATCAGTGTTGAAATAATCCCTGAGTGATGATTTTGACTAGATTTTATTCTTGGTGGAGCGTTTAGGCAGCAAACACATACCTGCCAAACATGTACCCAGTGCAATACTTTTAATGGGTCTTACCGTAATGATGCTTGAGGCATTACCAGACATAATATGGAATGACAGCCACATCACATTCCCATTTCTAGAAATCTGCAGGTTTTTATCTGTGTTTATTCAGTTACGACAGACCAGACAACACCCACTTCCTCCCTGCCTGTGTGACCGGCACAGTAATGCATTTACTCTCTATCTGGGAGCAAACGAGTTCAAAAGCCAGTGTTAAAGGAGCGGACTGATCTGCCTGCCGGGAACTTCTGTCCTGTCAGTTCCAGGAATCACTTCacacagttcagtttcagtgtctGATGAGTCGGTGGGACGTTTTCAGAGGGAGGCACACGGACACGGGAGACAAACTGTCCACAGGCATCAATCATTATCCAAACTCCTGGAACATGAacctttgatttatttaattatttaattgttatcttatttaattattatacTGTGTTGCCATCATGCATTAGACACTTTTACTGGCACGATTTAGCATGATCTAATAGTATCTGTGTGTATGGGCTAATGTCAATACTAAGTTAAGACTGACTTCATGCCCCAATATGTCACGACGCTGCACCACGTAGGCCTATTTTGAAATTAGATTCTGACTTTACTTAAggtaattaaatgaataaatagaataaatatatgaataacaTTATATATGAAGTaacattactgctactacttctgctaataataaaaaaataagaatcacGATAAAAATAAAGCCTGTGGAAACTAGCCACTGATTAGTTATTTTCTATTGTGTTGCCAGGGTGTTTGCTgacttaaataaaacaataataataatgacaataatttaCACCTTGAAATCTCTGGTATTTGAAAGGAAAACAGTGCCCAGTCTTTTTCATGGTATTCACGCTTTAATAATTTAGTGTATTTTGATTAGATTATTAGATCGacttaaatgaaaacacaaaattgaATACACGACAGGAAGCTTTAACTCTACAAGTGGTAACCCTGGCCCCTTCGACAGAACAAACGATAACCACAAACATGTCTGAGGGACATGTGCGACCCTTGCTCAGTAAGGCTGAAACGCACGTCTCTTCAGTGACCGCTTCAGCCTTAAATCCCCCAAGAGTCACACTCGTCACAATCTTATCAGCCAGGGAAACTGAAGACTGGCTTGAAAAGGCAGCACACAGGTTCAAAGTTACACTGAGACAATTCAAAGGttcttcaggattttttttctgtatattaGTAAGTACTTCAGAGGATGAACATTGTGTCTTGCACAGCATTCAATACATAAAAAACAGGCTTTAATAGTAGTGGATCAGGTACCAGTATACACAGTGAATCCTTAGTGTTACTTTGTGTGTTGGTTACTTGTGTTTTAGTTGGCCTTACTGTCATAAATGTGATACACACAGTTTGGGGACCTCtgattgttttctgtgtgcCCTCTAACCAGCCTCCTGGTCAGGGAGGATAAAGTCAGTCAACTGATCTGATGTGAAGAGGAACTACTGCGGCCTTGATAAACACCAGGTCTTTGAGGGGAAGCCGTGGGGAATGTAGatagcaattttaaaaaaatagatgtcaacattcataaaatGCAGTCGCATGTGTTTCACTTCCTAAATAAAATAACTCTTTAATACACAGACCAAAATACAGCTTTGAATGTAAAACCCCAAATCACATAGCTTGACTGAAGGAATCTGAAATAATTATTTACAGAAGCTCTATTAATGACACAGAAATGGTTTGTAAAAATGGAACTGGTgcacaagcacgcacgcacacacaaacacacacacacacacacagacatgtaataAACTGATGTAAAGAGTATAACAGAAAACTTGAGCTACTTCTCTCCGGTGTTACGTCCACAAGAGTCGAAACATATTCAGAATCATAAACTCTGAACTGCACTTCTAGAGGTTCCCCGTGTCGCCTATAAGGATGGCATGACTTCCTACACAAACAACTTTTAAAAAGACcccttcaaatgaaaaaaataaaatgttaaaatgttgtacGTAACAATAAGTTTGTCCAAAAGACAGAagccacaacaaaaaaacagaaactatgCACAGGACACATCTGCACATTGTGATTAGCAAGGTGATGCACTGGGAGTTCATTTCCAATGTAATGCGACACAACCCTCTGTTTTAGTATTGACAGCAACTTCAAGATTTGAGCTCAGCTCAAaacactaaaaaagaaaaaaaaaatcaactgataCCATTGTGCATTTACTGACTGAGAAAACTGAGCATCGCTTTATTTGCGATTGTCCGATGTTAATATTCAGCTTTATATCAACTTAATCTCACCCTGACACAAAGCTTACACTTAGTTAAAAGTCACATGATAGTCAACTGATACTGAGTTGGGTATTTACATTAGACATGCTTATATGCAGTTAAGTATCTACAGTACAGTACTACAGTATTGACTCAACTGTGAAACTCATCTGATATGAAGCAGAAACTTGATAGAGGCGCAGTAACTGGAACAGAAACAggaaccacagacacaccataTCACTTTTGAGAAATACACCATTGACCATAGTGAATGTTACGTCTGTGTGCAGATTATTCAGCTCAGGCGTCTACATTATTATCCATTTTCACTTAGTTTATGACATAAATTACTATTTGAACATCTGGAAATATCTATTTGGGAACAGAAGCTGTGGACTTTGATTTTCCCCCACCTCatcactcctgtgtgtgtttcttatttGGGACAAACCCACAGGATGTAAACACAGGCCCAGCTCAGTGAACTCTGTTAGAGAAGACTGACCTGACATTCACAATCAAGGCTTTTGTTTTCAGCATTAATGTTCTTCGGTTCATCTATATTTTAACTAAAATCCCCATTCTTTAGAGGTCAAGACAGTGGCAAGTGAACAAAACCACAAGATTAAAATAGCGATGTAATAAAACATGCTAGTAGCAGAATTTCTGCCATCCTGTTGGTTATGAAGCAACTCAGCAGTGCGAGCATGGGCTAAAACAAGTTTATGATACATATTAAAATGATCGCGCATTTTTGAGGACAGTGATAAAACAGAACCGAGTTATGGGTGACTTTATGACCAACTGGAAGAGGGAATGGCTATATTTCAGATGATTTTCCTTGGTTACGTTCGTCCTCTTGAGATGGAAACACAAGGATAAAACAACTTCTGAGAATTAACCACAACACAACTCAATTTTCCTCCAGTCCAACATcaattcatctctctcttcatccaCACAACTTGTTGCATAAAGTCATCTCAATGTGCAAGTTCAACCTGGGATTGTTTTACAGACACTAATGCCCAaacttcacctctctctctccaccatctGACGTCAAAACAAACCTTGACAGAAAGGACTCGAGAAACTAAGTACTTGACCTTGGCTGGATCGCGTTCCCAGAGAGCAAAGCCACTTAAGAGGTAATCAGCACACAGCAGAACTGAGTGTTTATGGTCCATCCCTGCCATTAACcttggaaattaaaaataaaataaaataaaataaaaaaaacattcattacagAATATCTTGTGATTTTGCATTCCTCATCTTCTCCCATAAACTGCACTCTTGCACTTTGCCACATAACTGAAACAAACATCCAATACACTGAAAATCATATGGCAATCGTATGCCAAGAGGTCTATTCATACTTCACAATTCTTCATGTGATTTTCTGAGTTGAAAGTGAGAATTTGCGGGAACGAAAATGTCAGGAAACATGACTTGAACAGTATGACCTAAGAGTATCACACCGCACACAATTACGCCACTGGATGATTACTAATCTGGTGTGACCatatagaaatgaaaattaacCATGGAGTACTGGGGAACGCCATACAGTGGGAAGTGGAAGGCCTCCTCAAGCCAGTTAGAAAGGATGACAATATGAAATGGtgacaaagttaaaaaaaaaataaaataaacgcaaatacaaaaaaaaaaaaaaaaaaatgaacagctggtgatgaatatgtaaattTTTGGCCAACACTACAGCTAACAGATGAGATCTCATGATGAGGCGATGTTTTATTGAGTACATCTTGtatcttcatgtgtgtgtatatgtatgtgtgtgccagtgCTCCAGGCCCAGCCCGTGGTCAGTGACCGTTCATGATTGTCTGTGTTGGCGTCGTGTTGGCATTTGTGGTTGATGGCGTGCCGGGGGCTGTGGTGAAGAAGTTGTCCTCTCTCAGCTTCAGATGCTCCGGGAGCTCCAGCTTCTGCTTGGCCTCCTCGATGTCGTTGTTAATGGCTGCGATTAGGTCTTCTGTTGCGGCGGAGATGGAGAcgtggagagaggaggtgagtcAAGATGATGCAGAAAGATGGCAATCaggaagaagggaggggggaaaaggagagggaagTAAGGTTAGAATGACAAAAAGTttgagagggatggaggaggaatgaaagtgtgaagaagaaaaacagttttatctGAAAACATTGGTGAGTTTACTCAAGTaatatgctgtgtttttttgtccaaaactaatagattctgattttttttttttttttttttttggtgaagcaGCTGATAGATGACTGAGTAGCTGACTGATATTGTGGCAAATTAAAATGATCACTCAGTTTAACCCTAGGGCTTATATCTGGAAACTGCAATCAATCCCCCAAACAAATATAGAAACTTTGGTGTTTGatgatctttgtgtgtgtgtgtgtgtgtgtgaagtgtctTACCAAGTGAGTCAAAGCTTCTTTCTGGACGGATGTAGCCCACCATAACAACACTGAGAATCTGTCCATAAAAGTCCTCTTTGAACTTGTGGATTACATGTGTCTCCTAAAATCAAcaacagttttgttttagtcTACAGCTGTACTTTTtggtattttactttttatgcaATCAAACTGTGAACATGCCACCATTGGagctaaataaaatgatggCAAGGAAAGCAAAATTTCAGGATTACACTCAAAGCAgatatttgcataataaaatatgaaaaagcaacacaacaaaaacaaaacaaaacactatatccttcagtttcagctgaaactttgtatttgcccacTTTCCCCAACCTTCTCTTCTGTTAAGTGACAGCTGATATTGTCTCCACCAAACGGAAAGTCCATCATGATGGTGGAGACaagcaaaaaaacattaaaatgtatgaaaaaaggGGTTTTCTCTCAAAAGATTCTCCATTTGACATTAATTTAGCCTGAGTTCTTTTAACTGTGCGAGAAATCTTAGAATCTTTGAATGATGAGGCTGAATGTGGAGGCAAATTCTCcaaagtgcagtgtaaaattgAGGGGTTTCGTTGTCTCTGCATATGTGTTGACagataaaaacaattttttttttttctttttctttgtttttttttttttttttttaattcttgacAAGCTTACTAAGACTTCAGCAGGATATGGACAATGAAGTGTTTTGCAAACTTTCCCCAGGTTTTTCCCCACAAATTATCAAATTTTATGCTGTCTGCCGTCCCATTACTGACCATGGACTTCTTGGTATTTTTGTAGTAAGGGTTCCAGCCGATGCTCATCACCATTTTGTAGATGTCCCCGTTACTCACAGAGGCCCAGCCATAATAGATCCCCGTACTGATATCTGCTGGAAGATGTTCCACCACTGAGTCTGGGAAGTTGgctggaaatgaatgaaagaaaaaaaaaatgaacaaagaaagaACTGTTCAGTGTCTGGCTtgaggacacttcagcagggtagATTCTTTGAAAAAAGGTCTTGAACTTGACACCTCCAGTTGAACGATGGCCCTCTCACTAACTCTACCACCATGCTGCCTTTGACAAACTTAAATATTAGTCCACGATCTCTATGAATAAAACCTATCACTTACTAGAGGCCATGTATTGTTAAACACACCTTCTGTGTAATTATTTGCCAAagaattcatttgttttactaCTAGTCATTATATCACCATTTTCCATCTCTCTGAAAGTCAAACACGCATCTATCAGAGACTACAGGGCGCTCATATCTTTTCACATGGACACACAAGGACCGATATGGTAACATTCATGAGGGACTGTGGGCCATCACCTCAAAGTGACTTGACAAGATCTTGGATCTTGTGTTACTTTGACCCTTTTAATGTTGTTACTGAACATCTCAAACTGAGTCCAACAATCTGATATAACTACATTCAAATATTCAACAAGTCTTTAAAAAGCTAATAGTTCGACATCACAGCTTTAACACAGAGACCAGTAAGAAAGTATTGTCTTGGTTTCCATCAATACATGTAGGATCACACGGCCTGGACGCCCTACCAAAGGACACTCAGTGAGAGTGAAATAAAATTAGTAATGAGCTCTTTCATGGTACAAGCTTGCCTTTCTTTAAACCAGCGAGCTGATGGTAAAAAGTCAATACAGATACTTCTTTAGgcgagtcttttttttttttttttaataatcatgttatgaataaaaaacatgtttcaaatATTTGCAGATCATCGTTTACAGATGAGAGATGTCACGATTGTCCCGGAGTGTGTCTTCATTTCGGATAGACCCAGAGGTTTCGTAATGCCGTCAGCCTCGTTACTCAACTACAAATTGTGACCGCAGCCAGTCGAGGGACGAGACGCAGTCGTTGCGTAAACATGCTGTCATCAATACATCACGTCGATACCGGGAATTATCAATCTGTAATCTACACCGTGATAAAGACAGTTGACCGGCGGTGCCACGCCAATGATGACCTGGCAGATTTTAGCCAGACATCTTCTGAGATCAGTGAGGACGTTTACCTTTACCTGCCTGTTATCTAACCTGACTGAATGTGGCCGAGCGGTCAAAAAGGCGACTCTCACTCGTACTGAATGTCCCAAAGAGGCTAATGAAAATCTCTTACACCCTAAAAGTTTAGTCGTAGACCATTTTCACTCACCGGTTGGGATCCCCAGCTCCTTGCTTCCTCTCCCGAAACCTCTAACGACCTCTCCCCGGCAGAAGTACGGCAGGCTCCTCATGTCTTCTCGGCTAGCTCTGGCGTTAGCTGTGCGTTGAAGCGACGCCAATGACAATGACCTCAAACGACACAACAGCGCAGTTCAGACCGGGTGAATCAGTCGGCACTGCTCTGCTGGGGCAGCTCCTGCTTTCCCGAGGTCTGTCgccacacagagaaacagttcGCCCTTGTGTCTGGCTGTGGCTTAACCCAGCaggtgttagctagctagcgttacTCAGTAGCTAGCAAATGGTCAAAGTTCGCCGGCTATGCTAGGTGGACGAGCTAAGCTAATTATCACAGCCTGTAGCCCAGGAAATGTGAGCGAGCTTGTTGCTAAAACACACTCAACCAAGAGTGTGTGTTGCACGGTACACTGAAGCCGACATCCTCCCTTGGTTAGGTCCACTCGCCGTTTGATGGAGGAAATCAACTATTTCTTTCGGTTACGGAGATGGAGAGCGAACGACAGCGCATGTGTCGTGCGTAAAAGCTACGACAACGCTCCTGATGATGTTACGTACCGCGTGACACATGCTGCCTTTCAGAAACCTTACTGTACAAAAATGTATTGCTCCTAAACTAATGTTAACTTATAGCCGCCAGATATCACATTCACTCAAACATGATGGTAAAGAATCTATGGGATACACATGATGTCATACGTcgaaactgaaaaaaagtgacGCAGCAAAATGTGGGTCAGATTAAGGTCTTCAATGAAAGTAATCGAAAATTCGAGTTTACAGAGAGCACCTAAAGGCAGCATGCAGCCATCAAGTACTGTTCTTTGCCAGCGTCTTTCTTTGTCATCTCTTAAGATAAGCATCATTTTAGGTGTCACATTGTATAAGTCAGTCTTTTGAGGGAGGATGCAGACACATAAAGACTCTGCCACCACTGATGAACACTTAAAACACAAGGTGATAGAGCCTAACAAATGGTGTAAAAAAAGATATACTACTGTATGAACAGCTGCTTGCCACACACATTCAGAGCTAAATAATTAAACCAGTGTATGAAACATAATTTTCCCATTTTCTAAGGTTCTACACTATAAATTACTGCGCATACATTTTATTTCCACAAAGATGAGTAGAAAAGTTATTCTCATGCGCCCCACCACAAAGACAGTCAATAAAAGAAGACTGATTTAATGTGCAAACAGAACACCCTTCTTATTTATGTAGCTTTGAGATGtcaatttgcataaaaaaaatagtatgaCGGTATGAAGTCGCTTGAGTGCCACACTTTTTCAGTGAAGGCTGAACTCAACCACCAGAGGGCGATGGTGGCTTTCCTTCATTACAGCTGGGTCAGTTTAATAACTACTAAAGCTGCATGAACAAATTGTTGCCAACCCTTAAGGAAGGTcgtgagaaaataaaaaaagaaaccaacCCAAATCAtgtgagatagatagatagatagatagatagatagatagatagatagatatgtgaTGCCCTGGAACACCCTCCTCATGGTACCTTGGATTAGTtggataagataagataatctctttattgtccacagatgtggaaatttgccttCGGGTTCACAAGCTGGTTAAAAGcacatcacagtaaatcatAATAAATGTATACATTATATAAAAGTACAACATGCAGAGTACAAACAACAATACCAGACAGTTCCAGAGTGAATGGTGTGTAAGAGTTTATCAGAGTTACTGCAAATGGTAGCttttgcccccccccaccccaacagcATGCACATATtactcatccacacacaccttACAGCACATATCACATTTCACAATGATCAGacttgtataaaaaaaacaaaataagggTCTTTGCATTAAAATTACATTCTCCTGTAATGCCAGtgaatatttttacttttaaagcttcatcctcatcttctgcacataaacaaaaagaCTCAAGGTGGAAATCAGTGCATCCGCGCCTCATTGTTCATCGTAAGAAgaagacggaaaaaaaaaaaatcctgcagtgcTGCTGAAATTATGACTCATTATAAGCGCCACGGCCCTCCCCACCTGCCTGCCAAGGAGTCTATGAGCAAAGCAGTGAGCTGTGGGCCACCGGAATGACAGGAAAGGAAACGAAAAGCACAAATTCAAGCGGAAAACAACTGGGAGACAGCACTAAGGTAAGGGggaaaaatcaaataataaagtTATTTGTGTCTCATGTGGAAaattaatggctttatattgcACTGCTGACCTTTTGTCTTGTGCTGGGATGTTGTG from Myripristis murdjan chromosome 9, fMyrMur1.1, whole genome shotgun sequence encodes:
- the rfk gene encoding riboflavin kinase gives rise to the protein MRSLPYFCRGEVVRGFGRGSKELGIPTANFPDSVVEHLPADISTGIYYGWASVSNGDIYKMVMSIGWNPYYKNTKKSMETHVIHKFKEDFYGQILSVVMVGYIRPERSFDSLEDLIAAINNDIEEAKQKLELPEHLKLREDNFFTTAPGTPSTTNANTTPTQTIMNGH